GAGGGTATAAAGACTCAAGGTTATGTTGTCACTAATAGTTACAATTGGTTATCTAACAAGACTGTTaaaatctgccttttttctGGAGTAGTTTCCTGTCCCATAAGGACAGCTTCAGGTGTTTGAACAAGGCAGGTTGGACTCTTCTTGACAGATTGCGATTATCTATCATAGTTTTGCAGATACGATCGGTAACTTCCATATTTGATTCCAAAATGAGAATGTTTTTTGACTTCAACTATGTAGAAAGATAAATCCCTGTGGAGGCGCTAGAAGGATCCTTCTGGTGTGATAACCAAAACATAATGAGTGCtgggtttcttttgtttgttctcTTCTGTTTGCCATGTAGTACAAGCTACTTCAGTCAAGTTTGACCTTGTATTATGTTAAGTGTAAAATAAGCggataattaaagaaaattactggGGAAGGGTTGACAATTTGTGCTGGTGAACATTGTACGCTTGGGTCTTTCAGTTCAGTACTTCCAACTACTCACTAACTCTGTCTGGAATTACTTCATTGTTGTGAAAACCAGTGCAAATTACCCTAAAGACACATTGGCGAACCTTTAgttctttctcctttgcttgTTCAGAGCTCTGGAACATTGCCAAGATTGATATGAATAGGAAGAGTGACTTAGCTATTTCTAGAATTCTCAAAGCAGAGCAGTTGTACAAATGTGGAACGCtaatttagcaaaaaaaaaaggacatagTATAGCAGTCTGCAAATGCTCTGAAAGAGCTTGTAActtaaaagagaaggaaacctACCAGCACCTGATAGCTTGTAGGATTTGTTGCAGTCATGTTTTAGCTATGCAGAACAATGAGCCAAATGAGTTCAATCTAGCAACCCTGACTGAAATGTGAACTACTTGGAGCTCCTATCCAAATAGGTGATGTGATCTAAATTGAACTCTAGCTTGATAGCTTCTTTTTCtaggagaaattatttttgtaggcCTGTGACTTAAGCCTTTGATATGTttgtgtgttttgggtttttttctttctcacaatTGTTTCTCTGCTCTCTACTTCCCAGTTCTTCCGTGTGCTGAATGGTTACTCCCTCCAGCACAAGCTGCTGCTTACAGGAACTCCCCTGCAGAACAACCTGGAAGAACTGTTCCACCTGCTGAACTTCCTAACACCAGAGAGATTCCAGTATGTCTTGCAGTGCAAGTCAGCCTGCCTGTCTTGTCACTTCTATCCCCTTCCTCATTTAATttgctctcttttcctttgtggcTTTTGCTGAGcatctttttctctgcagtaaCTTGGAGGGCTTCCTAGAAGAGTTTGCAGATATTGCCAAGGAAGATCAGATCAAGAAGCTGCACGACATGCTGGGCCCACACATGCTGAGGCGTCTCAAAGCTGATGTCTTCAAGAACATGCCATCTAAGACTGAACTCATTGTCAGAGTGGAGTTGAGCCCTATGCAGAAGTGAGTGTGCAAATGAAGGGAATACCTGCTGTTCATCTGCTGttgctctgttctgcttttttgAAGAGGGTGCTGAAACAGCCTCAGCTTCACCATAGGGCTTTCCACACAGTAGACAGGAGGAAGCTTTCCTGCTGCCACTATAGCAGaggaacaggggacaggacaagagggaatggcctcaagctccgccaggggaggtttaggctagacgttaggaaaaaattctttacagaaagggtcattgggcactggaacaggctgcccagggaggtggttgagtcaccttccctggaggtgtttaaggcacgggtggacgaggtgctgagggatatggtttagtgtttggtaggaacggttggactcggtgatccggtgggtctcttccaacctggttattctgtgattctgtgaggaaGCACTAAGCCTGTGCCCTGgtgtaaaggaaaaagagacaGTGAATGCTGCTGGCAAAGCCTAGGTAGCTGGCAGGTAATGCCAGGAGCTGGTAAGAGTTTAGCAAGAGTATGTTAGCCATCTggattggggcaatcccaagcacaaatacaggctggccgagaatcatagaatcaccaggttggaagagacccactggatcgtcgagtccaaccattcctatcaaacactaaaccattccccttagcacctcgtccccccatgccttaaacacctccagggaaggtgactcaaccacctccccgggcagcctgttccagttcccaatgaccctttctgtgaagaattttttcctaatgtggaTCCATTTTCCTaaaatggattgggagcagccctgaggagaagaatttcggggtgctggtggatgagaagctcaacaggagctggCAACATGTccttgcagctcagaaggccaacggtgtcctgggttgcatcaaaagcagagcaaccagcagggtgagggaggggattctgcctctctactctgctcttgtgagacctcacctggagtcctgtgttcacttttggagtcctcagcacaggaaggacatggagctgttgggattGAGTGTTCaaggaggagttcaaggccgggttggacgaggctttgagcagcctgatccactgggaggtgtccctgcccttggcatggcatgttggaactggatgggctgtaaggtcccttccaacccaaaccattctaggattgtCATGAGTGGTCtgagttgtatttttttttatgttttcaggaAGTACTATAAATACATTTTGACAAGAAACTTTGAAGCACTGAATGCGCGGGGTGGTGGTAACCAAGTCTCCTTGCTCAATGTTGTAATGGATCTGAAGAAGTGCTGTAACCACCCCTACCTCTTCCCAGTGGCTGCTATGGTATGTCCAGTCACTTATTCTGTATAAGCAATTTCCCTGGTGGCTGTTACCAGGGAGCCATTTAGTTTCCTAACGAATTATGGGGTGAGTTCGTCTTTCTCTCATTCAATGTTTTTCATCATGTCTTCATGCAGACTAAATGTGATGGAAggtctttccttttccagtatCTTTTTATGACAAGTAGGAGCTATCTTGTGATTCATGCAATATGGTGAAGACAGTAAGAGTAGGGACTAAGTAAGAAGGAGGAAGGCATCTAAGATTCAAATTGCAAGAGAAGAGACACGGAGTAGCACTGGTATTTTGTGTAAATAAGTGCTACATGTTGTGGTTGTGCCAAGCTAAATGATCACATGTGAGTCTGCATCAAATGAACACAGCTAGGGACTAAGACCAAGCCACATCTCTTCAAGCTGTTATCTTGCTCCACCCCAGTcctgattccttttcttttctcttctcaggAAGCTCCAAAAATGCCAAATGGCATGTACGATGGTAGTGCACTTATTCGAGCCTCTGGAAAGCTGTTACTTCTCCAGAAGATGTTAAAGAACCTTAAGGAAGGGGGTCACAGGGTGCTTATATTCTCTCAGGTACATGGGGAAAAACCTTAAGGCTGGGGATTCTTTGTCTCAGAAAGGACCGTGTTGATCTGGTATCCCCTTGTTCCTCACtcttttgtggtgttttttctgATGTGTAGATGACTAAAATGTTAGACCTTCTAGAAGACTTTTTGGAACATGAAGGGTACAAGTATGAGCGGATTGATGGAGGAATCACAGGGAACATGCGTCAGGAGGCTATTGATCGCTTCAATGGTATGGAATCTcctactttctttgcaaaatgaaaactgttGCCTTTTATGTCCTTAGCGGTCAACACAGAATTGTTGTGGGCCAAGTCTTCCATTGCTCTCCTGTAGTCTTAAATTAATGGTGAATTCCTCCTGGAGGATGTGGGTCAGATACAAATCCTTGTTTGAGTAACACACCCCCCTTTGATTACTTTTGTTCTCTCCTTTTATCTAAGCTCCTGGTGCTCAGCagttttgcttcctgctttcaaCTCGAGCTGGGGGTCTTGGTATTAACTTGGCCACAGCAGATACTGTGATTATCTATGATTCAGACTGGAACCCCCACAATGATATCCAGGTGAGTCTGAATGAGGCTTCTCACGATGGAGTAATCCCAAGGAAGAGGGGAAATGAAACCATTGGGTGGAGTGAAGGAATGTGAGACTTCCCCTCTAGAAATATGCAAAAACAGAGTAGTGAGGATGGGTAGAGATGGGAAGTGAAGTAGCAGAGGGTTCTTCCAGGGCCCAGCCTTCGCTAATGTTAAGAGCCAGCATGAAGGCAACTGGGAAACTTGTGGAGGTAGGCGGGGTGTATCAGACTACTACTTGTGTAGCTCTAGACTGTTCTGAGCACATCTCTTTTCTAGGCCTTCAGTCGTGCACACAGAATTGGACAGAACAAGAAAGTGATGATATACCGCTTTGTGACAAGGGCCTCAGTGGAGGAGCGTATcactcaggtggccaagaagaaaATGATGCTAACTCATCTGGTAGTGAGACCAGGGTTGGGCTCCAAGACAGGCTCCATGTCCAAACAGGAACTTGATGACATTCTCAAATTTGGCACTGAAGAGCTCTTCAAGGATGAGGCTACTGAGGGGGGTGAGTGCCTGGTAGCAGAATTGAAGGAGGTGGGGAAGTCTGGCTCCTTACTCAGTGAGCGGCTGTAGGTACAGTGCTGATTATAGCTCTACAGAGAGGTCTAGGGTGGCATTTGCTTTATTAGTCCCTTGAGATCCACTCAGCAACTGTGCCTGTGCTCTTCCCTCAGGGGATAACAAAGAAGGTGAGGACAGCAGTGTCATCCACTATGATGATAAAGCAATTGAACGTCTTTTGGATCGGAACCAGGATGaaacagaagatacagaacTTCAGGGCATGAATGAGTATCTCAGCTCCTTCAAGGTGGCCCAGTATGTAGTTCGTGAAGAGGAGATGGGGGTGAGTGTGAAGTGGACGTCAGCTCCTGTCTTCTACTGAATGATGTAGGGATTAAGCTCTGCTTTTAAGGGTGAGCAGGCACATATCTGCTCAGAGAGGTTGAGATTTGGAACATAGGGCTTTAAATTTGTTGTCTctggcaggaggaagaggaggttgaACGGGAGATCATTAAGCAGGAAGAATCAGTGGATCCCGATTACTGGGAAAAGCTGCTGCGTCATCATTATGAACAGCAACAGGAAGATCTTGCTAGGAATCTGGGCAAGGGCAAACGTATCCGCAAGCAAGTTAACTACAATGATGGCTCACAGGAAGATAGAGGTACAAATCCACAGAAACCTGAGGGAGAAATGGGTGTAAGTATATCTTGCTGGGAAGTAATGGAGTAGCGTCTCAGGCTCAcgtactgtttttctttcagactgGCAGGATGACCAGTCAGATAATCAGTCAGACTATTCAGTTGCATCTGAAGAAGGAGACGAGGACTTTGATGAGAGATCTGAAGGTAAGTTCTGGGGAAGCCAGAGCTCCTGGGTCACTTTCTCTGAGTGTGGGAACAGCTGTGACTTGATTTGGGCGATTTATACACTTCGTGGTGCTGTTCTGCAGGGGAAATACTCACACAAAATGCTGTGCATTGTACCTCACATTTGGCTGCATTTCTCTCTCCAGCAGCCCGTCGGCCTAGCCGCAAAGGCCTGAGGAATGATAAGGACAAGCCTCTGCCTCCCTTACTTGCCCGTGTGGGAGGGAACATTGAAGTAAGTAGTACCAGAGTAGGAGTTTGCATCCTAGCTGCTTCTGTATGGCTCTTGCCATATCTGTCTTCTCCATTCTAGGTCTTGGGTTTCAATGCCCGCCAGCGGAAAGCCTTTCTCAATGCTATCATGCGCTATGGAATGCCACCTCAGGATGCCTTCACCACTCAGTGGCTTGTTCGGGACCTCCGTGGCAAGTCAGAGAAAGAGTTCAAGTGAGTTTGCATTAGTCAGAGGTTTGAAGACTGGCAACATCCAGCCCTTTTGGGGAAGAATGAGAGTTGAGCCTTTTCTGGCCTTTCCTTAGGGACTACGTTTCCTTAATGTGTTAGTTGATTCCTTGCAGTGGAACAAAGCTGGGAGAGAGTAGTTCctggttttcttccttgaaCTCGACTCACGAGTCACCAAAAGAAAATGCTCTTAGAGGAGTAGCATGGCCCAGCAGGCACGTAATGAATATTCTTCCCGAGTCGTTTTTGGGCTGATGCTTGTTTCTGGCTCAGGGCAGAGTCAACTGCCTCCTTCATGTATGTAGTAATTTTGTCAGGAAATTCTCCCTCAAAGGAGCCTGGAACCCCAGAACTTGTGTCACTGTGCGTTAGGAGTCTCGGGGTGATTTCCCTGATGCATTGGAAGGGGTCTGATAATGCATGTCTCCAGCTAACCCAGTTTATAGCCTCACTACTTGTCTCTTAACTGCTCTAGGGCCTATGTCTCATTGTTCATGCGCCATTTATGTGAGCCTGGAGCTGATGGTGCAGAAACCTTTGCAGATGGAGTCCCACGGGAAGGTCTTTCTCGACAGCATGTCCTTACTCGCATTGGGGTCATGTCACTTATACGCAAAAAGGTAGGTGCCTATCAAAGACTTCCCTCTCCTTGTAGTCGTTGAGGTTCTGCGCTAGTGAGTTACCTCTCCTTTCTCACCTATTTGTGCCATGTTGAGTGGTCTCTCTTCTGGTTTGAGGTTGAGCTTTGTATGACTCCTGCAATGGTACATCTTTCCCTTTCATGCAGGTGCAGGAATTTGAGCATGTGAATGGCCGTTGGAGTATGCCAGAACTGGCAGAGatagaggaaaacaagaaactTTCACAGCCAAGCTCACCCTCTCCCAAAACTCCAACCCCTTCGACACCAGGGGATACACAGCCAAATACGCCTGCCCCTATCCCTCTACCTGGTGAGAGCTCTTTTCTGGTGCAGTCCTGCGTCCTGACCTCATCCTGGCTGTTCCCCTCACCAGACCTGTGGTGCTGGGGTCTGGAGGTGGACGCAGATCAACTTGCCTCTCATGTTAGGAGGGCCGTCAAAGACATGCGCAAGCCCTTAAAGGCAAGAGAGCACATTAGCTTTCCTTGGATGAGCTGACATCAGTGTGAAGCCTTGCATTTGTAGTGGTCAGGAAAGGGAGGAGCGTCATCTTTAGTCTTGTTTTGATGGGCCTAATttctgggaggaaaagaaatgtctgCTTGGTAACAGTGACAGGAGGACTTTACTGATGGCTTCTCTTCTTCTGTCTGCTGTGCTGAATACACAGAGGATGGAGTAAAAGTAGAAGAAGGAGCCCCTGCTAAGGAACAAGGAGAGTCATCTGAACCAGAGAAAGAGCTCAGCGCACCTGCTACTGAAACAGAGGTCCCTATGGAGGTGAGTGTTGGGTTGCTCTTTTGTCTTGTGCAGTTGCAAATGTCTAATTCTGCTCCACTCCTCTGTGGTGTTTGGATGCTGAACTCGGAGGTGAGTTCTTGGAATGGTACTTAAAGATGGTTCCCAAGTCCTCAGAATTGGCCTGAGAGTTTTGTGCATCTTTCTGTTTGAAACTGCTGTCACTGTTTCCTGTTTCCATGCACTGCTTTGCCTCACTCTTCATTGACTTCTGTCCTCAGCAGTGTGCGCAGCCTGTGGAGACACCGCCACAGGAAGCAAAATCCCCAGTGAACCCCacagaagcagatgaaaaaaaaggagaggattCGGAGGTGAAGGAAAGAACAGATGAGCCAATGGAAGTAGAAAGCAAAGGTATCTCTAGGGAGATTTAATACTTTAAACAACAATAAACACCCCCTTACCCTCAAACAGTATTGTTCTAAAGCTTGCATCTTCCTTGCTTCAGCACTTCACCCTAAGGAGACTGGTATTAATGTAGACAGTCCACTGGGCTATTCCAggacttcagggaaaaaaacaggaattAGGGAACAGTATAGGTTTCacaggctgaagaagaaaaccttGAGCTTGCCAGCTACATCTCATGTTGCCCTTCTCTCCTGCAGCTGATGTGGAGAAAGGGGAAGACAGAGCACCTATTGAGAATCCCCCTGAACCTCCTGTGATCACCCTGGACGAGAAAGGTGAGTCACGATAATTCCATTCTCTTCCCTAACCCGTATCCTGCAAGGATTTCCATGTGGGTCCACTTTGCTGTGGTGTCGGCcttgttctttttaattattttctgtgtgcGCAGATGAGAAAAAGGATGATGATAAGCGAGATGTGGTGATGCTGCAGAATGGAGAAATGCTGAAAGAGTCAGTAGATGAAAGGCACAAGAAGGCAGTAAAGCAACGCTTCATGTTCAACATAGCAGATGGTGGCTTCACTGGTATGAGAAGTCTTCGTATGCTTGAACTTGTTTGTGTCCCTGCTTGTGTTTGTGAAATGCCTTCCAACTGTCCTGCTGTCGCTTGCCTTTCCAGAACTACACTCCCTGTGGCAGAATGAAGAGCGGGCTGCAACTGTCACAAAGAAGACCTATGAGATCTGGCATCGGCGTCATGACTACTGGCTCCTTGCTGGAATTATCAAGTATCCTTACCCTGACAGACCACTTCCCTTCCCCTTGTATGTGAACTGTCACAGTGAAGGTGACTGTCATGGGTCTGACTGGAGCACATTAAGTGAGAATGCTTTGTCTTCTTTCACAGGAGTGAAAGTGATGGTGGGAGGAGGGGCTTCCTGCCAGCTTAGTTAATACTTAGCAGGGCATAGTtctcattccttttcctttgctcctgttcctcccctctctgcacccCCTCCTCCCACTCCCTCTTGAGAACTGTATCTGCCTGGGCTGTGTATTCCCTTGTTCTCACTGCCTTTGTTTGCCTGAGCTCATCCCATCTCAGTCATGGCTATGCCCGTTGGCAAGATATTCAGAATGATCCACGTTACGCCATCCTCAATGAACCCTTCAAGGGTGAGATGAACAGGGGTAACTTCCTGGAAATAAAGAATAAGTTCTTGGCAAGAAGATTTAAGGTAAGGATTTCCCTTCAGTATGGCAAATCCTTTCAGGCTGCTGGACCTCTAGGAAAAAGAGCTTGCTGTTCTGATTTTCTGCTAAAAGTGAAGCCTTCTGGAGTGGAGTGCCTTTCATTTCAGGGCGGAGCAGTAGCTCTGTGCTAGGAGCCCTTTACTCTAGAAATGCTGTTGAGCTTGATTCAGTGCTCTCTTTCCAAGTGGTTATTGAACAACTGATGTGCAGGAGGCTTAAGGTTCAGTTGTCTGCTTCTATCACAGCTTGTGCTTGGTGTGCCTGCTCGATGTACCAAAGCAGAACGCAGAAATGCTGTGTAACATTGGATTGCTGAAACAGTTGCCTTCGGTCTCTGCCTCAGCCACTTTGGGAGTGACTGTAGCTCGGTTCTGGGAGTGATTTAAGACTAATTCAGTGTAGTCTGGCTGATCAGTTCTGTAGTAACAGGATTCTGACTGCTTTCTCCAAATGTCCCCGATGTACTTAACTGTTCTTAAACTTCCTGTAAGTCACATGGGAATACTTCTCACTCAGGTTCAAAGAAGAAGCTCCATCCCCTTTTCTCCATAAGGTCTTTAAAAAGTATCTGTGGAGGAAGGAGAATCCGAGAGGATTTATTATAGTGTTCTATTTAACTAATTCTAGAGTAGTTTTCTAGTGTACCTGGCTTAGTTCAGTGGAGCCCTTAATTGTTTGAGGCTCTTCAGTCTTTACTGAATATAAACAGAAGCTAGTGGAAGTGTTTGAGgcattgggcagcctgatctagtgggaggcaggggggttggaactagatggtcttttaaggtcccttccaacccaaactattctgtgattctaaaggAGGTTGAGCTGTAGAATCTGACCTAATGAGACAGTCTCTCCTGATCCAGTTCTTCACTGCAGATGCAAAGAGGCAACTGCTAAAAGACTTGCTCTCATTACTGccccctcttgcagctcctgGAACAAGCACTGGTGATCGAGGAGCAGTTGCGGCGAGCTGCTTATTTGAATATGTCAGAAGACCCATCTCATCCATCTATGGCTCTGAACACACGTTTTGCAGAGGTGGAATGCCTGGCCGAGAGCCACCAGCACCTATCAAAGGAGTCAATGGCCGGGAATAAGCCAGCCAACGCTGTGCTGCACAAAGGTAACGTGCTGTGTTAAACAAGGGTGGGTATGTTTTTAGCACTGCTGTCCCCTCTGGTCTCTTCCCTGTCAggtttccctttcccctctgaaCAGAGGTCCATTTCCTTTCCAGTCTtgaagcagctggaggagctTTTGAGTGACATGAAGGCAGATGTGACTCGTTTGCCTGCTACCATTGCCCGTATCCCACCTGTGGCAGTGCGCCTCCAGATGTCAGAGCGCAACATCCTCAGCCGGCTGGCCAACCGCAGCAGTGAGCCCCCTCCGCCGCCACCTCCCCAACAAGTACGTACCCTCTCTGGTCAGTAAGCGCTTACCTAGGGGGGATTGGGGGTTCTGTGGGGACAACACCCTGGGAAACCAGGGTCTGCTGCCCAGTGTTGAGTCTTGGATCATCTTCTCTCGCCCTACAGGTGGCCCAGCAGCAGTGAGTCCCTGGCCCAGTGCTGTTGACCTATCGGCCAAGCTGAAGTGacacccctccccaccccacccttTCACACTCTACTCCTCTGCCTGACATTCCTGACTGGGTGCTGTttccctccagggaagctgctgcgcAGGTCTCTGGGAGGAGAAGAAActccttcctctgcagccagCCCGCTGGAGCAAGGAGTGTGCTTAGGAAAGAGGGGGATGTATGATGGACTCTGTATATAGTGACTGGAGGCCGCAGCGCCATGTCTGTTACACGGAGAACCTGGCTGCAGTGCTCGCTGCCTCCACCTGGAATTCCAgtttttgtttctaattttattttgagtttgTTTACCGAGACGAGTGTGCAGGTGAGACCAAGCAAAAGCCAGGACAGAGACAAAGCTACCTCCATCAAGAttctttttaatacaaaaactGACCGGACTTGTCCACTAATAAGCAGCTTGaagacaacaaacaaaaaaaaaaaaaaaaagaaaaaaacagagcaaaacctTGGTAAAACTGATAAATAAAGtttccttgtattttattttgttgcttcTGTTTAACAGAAGAGGGGTGGAGTAAGG
This genomic window from Phaenicophaeus curvirostris isolate KB17595 chromosome 1, BPBGC_Pcur_1.0, whole genome shotgun sequence contains:
- the CHD4 gene encoding chromodomain-helicase-DNA-binding protein 4 isoform X6, which produces MASGIGSPSPCSGGSDDDDMEILLNNAIPPHPGLLSLQGTQPEEEPEEELLSEAETPKIKKKKKPKKLKEPKVPKLSKRQKKELGDSSGEGNEFVEEEEEVLRSDSEGSDYTPGKKKKKKLGPKKEKKSKAKRKEEEEEEEEDDDSKEPKSSAQLLEDWGMEDIDHIFTEEDYRTLTNYKAFSQFVRPLIAAKNPKIAVSKMMMVLGAKWREFSTNNPFKGSSGASVAAAAAAAVAVVESMVTNVDAVLPQPPVDVPLRKAKTKEGKGPNARRKPKAGPRIPDIKKPKTKKVAPLKIKLGGFGSKRKRSSSEDDDLDVESDFDDASINSYSVSDGSTSRSSRCRKKLKAGKKKKKGEEDSTVAVDGYETDHQDYCEVCQQGGEIILCDTCPRAYHMVCLDPDMEKAPEGKWSCPHCEKEGIQWEAKEDNSEGEEILEDVVGDAEEEDDHHMEFCRVCKDGGELLCCDACPSSYHIHCLNPPLPEIPNGEWLCPRCTCPALKGKVQKILIWKWGQPPVGPPPPRPPDADPNAPPPKPLEGRPERQFFVKWQGMSYWHCSWVSELQLELHCQVMFRNYQRKNDMDEPPSGDFGGEEEKSRKRKNKDPKYAEMEERFYRYGIKPEWMMIHRILNHSVDKKGNVHYLIKWRDLPYDQASWESEDVDIQDYDLYKQAYWNHRELMRGEEGRPGKKLKKVKMRKLERPPETPTVDPTVKYDRQPEYLDVTGGTLHPYQLEGLNWLRFSWAQGTDTILADEMGLGKTVQTAVFLYSLYKEGHSKGPFLVSAPLSTIINWEREFEMWAPDMYVVTYVGDKDSRAIIRENEFTFEDNAIRGGKKASRMKKEAAVKFHVLLTSYELITIDMAILGSIDWACLIVDEAHRLKNNQSKFFRVLNGYSLQHKLLLTGTPLQNNLEELFHLLNFLTPERFHNLEGFLEEFADIAKEDQIKKLHDMLGPHMLRRLKADVFKNMPSKTELIVRVELSPMQKKYYKYILTRNFEALNARGGGNQVSLLNVVMDLKKCCNHPYLFPVAAMEAPKMPNGMYDGSALIRASGKLLLLQKMLKNLKEGGHRVLIFSQMTKMLDLLEDFLEHEGYKYERIDGGITGNMRQEAIDRFNAPGAQQFCFLLSTRAGGLGINLATADTVIIYDSDWNPHNDIQAFSRAHRIGQNKKVMIYRFVTRASVEERITQVAKKKMMLTHLVVRPGLGSKTGSMSKQELDDILKFGTEELFKDEATEGGDNKEGEDSSVIHYDDKAIERLLDRNQDETEDTELQGMNEYLSSFKVAQYVVREEEMGEEEEVEREIIKQEESVDPDYWEKLLRHHYEQQQEDLARNLGKGKRIRKQVNYNDGSQEDRDWQDDQSDNQSDYSVASEEGDEDFDERSEARRPSRKGLRNDKDKPLPPLLARVGGNIEVLGFNARQRKAFLNAIMRYGMPPQDAFTTQWLVRDLRGKSEKEFKAYVSLFMRHLCEPGADGAETFADGVPREGLSRQHVLTRIGVMSLIRKKVQEFEHVNGRWSMPELAEIEENKKLSQPSSPSPKTPTPSTPGDTQPNTPAPIPLPEDGVKVEEGAPAKEQGESSEPEKELSAPATETEVPMEQCAQPVETPPQEAKSPVNPTEADEKKGEDSEVKERTDEPMEVESKADVEKGEDRAPIENPPEPPVITLDEKDEKKDDDKRDVVMLQNGEMLKESVDERHKKAVKQRFMFNIADGGFTELHSLWQNEERAATVTKKTYEIWHRRHDYWLLAGIINHGYARWQDIQNDPRYAILNEPFKGEMNRGNFLEIKNKFLARRFKLLEQALVIEEQLRRAAYLNMSEDPSHPSMALNTRFAEVECLAESHQHLSKESMAGNKPANAVLHKVLKQLEELLSDMKADVTRLPATIARIPPVAVRLQMSERNILSRLANRSSEPPPPPPPQQVAQQQ
- the CHD4 gene encoding chromodomain-helicase-DNA-binding protein 4 isoform X4; amino-acid sequence: MASGIGSPSPCSGGSDDDDMEILLNNAIPPHPGLLSLQGTQPEEEPEEELLSEAETPKIKKKKKPKKLKEPKVPKLSKRQKKELGDSSGEGNEFVEEEEEVLRSDSEGSDYTPGKKKKKKLGPKKEKKSKAKRKEEEEEEEEDDDSKEPKSSAQLLEDWGMEDIDHIFTEEDYRTLTNYKAFSQFVRPLIAAKNPKIAVSKMMMVLGAKWREFSTNNPFKGSSGASVAAAAAAAVAVVESMVTNVDAVLPQPPVDVPLRKAKTKEGKGPNARRKPKAGPRIPDIKKPKTKKVAPLKIKLGGFGSKRKRSSSEDDDLDVESDFDDASINSYSVSDGSTSRSSRCRKKLKAGKKKKKGEEDSTVAVDGYETDHQDYCEVCQQGGEIILCDTCPRAYHMVCLDPDMEKAPEGKWSCPHCEKEGIQWEAKEDNSEGEEILEDVVGDAEEEDDHHMEFCRVCKDGGELLCCDACPSSYHIHCLNPPLPEIPNGEWLCPRCTCPALKGKVQKILIWKWGQPPVGPPPPRPPDADPNAPPPKPLEGRPERQFFVKWQGMSYWHCSWVSELQLELHCQVMFRNYQRKNDMDEPPSGDFGGEEEKSRKRKNKDPKYAEMEERFYRYGIKPEWMMIHRILNHSVDKKGNVHYLIKWRDLPYDQASWESEDVDIQDYDLYKQAYWNHRELMRGEEGRPGKKLKKVKMRKLERPPETPTVDPTVKYDRQPEYLDVTGGTLHPYQLEGLNWLRFSWAQGTDTILADEMGLGKTVQTAVFLYSLYKEGHSKGPFLVSAPLSTIINWEREFEMWAPDMYVVTYVGDKDSRAIIRENEFTFEDNAIRGGKKASRMKKEAAVKFHVLLTSYELITIDMAILGSIDWACLIVDEAHRLKNNQSKFFRVLNGYSLQHKLLLTGTPLQNNLEELFHLLNFLTPERFHNLEGFLEEFADIAKEDQIKKLHDMLGPHMLRRLKADVFKNMPSKTELIVRVELSPMQKKYYKYILTRNFEALNARGGGNQVSLLNVVMDLKKCCNHPYLFPVAAMEAPKMPNGMYDGSALIRASGKLLLLQKMLKNLKEGGHRVLIFSQMTKMLDLLEDFLEHEGYKYERIDGGITGNMRQEAIDRFNAPGAQQFCFLLSTRAGGLGINLATADTVIIYDSDWNPHNDIQAFSRAHRIGQNKKVMIYRFVTRASVEERITQVAKKKMMLTHLVVRPGLGSKTGSMSKQELDDILKFGTEELFKDEATEGGDNKEGEDSSVIHYDDKAIERLLDRNQDETEDTELQGMNEYLSSFKVAQYVVREEEMGEEEEVEREIIKQEESVDPDYWEKLLRHHYEQQQEDLARNLGKGKRIRKQVNYNDGSQEDRDWQDDQSDNQSDYSVASEEGDEDFDERSEAARRPSRKGLRNDKDKPLPPLLARVGGNIEVLGFNARQRKAFLNAIMRYGMPPQDAFTTQWLVRDLRGKSEKEFKAYVSLFMRHLCEPGADGAETFADGVPREGLSRQHVLTRIGVMSLIRKKVQEFEHVNGRWSMPELAEIEENKKLSQPSSPSPKTPTPSTPGDTQPNTPAPIPLPEDGVKVEEGAPAKEQGESSEPEKELSAPATETEVPMEQCAQPVETPPQEAKSPVNPTEADEKKGEDSEVKERTDEPMEVESKADVEKGEDRAPIENPPEPPVITLDEKDEKKDDDKRDVVMLQNGEMLKESVDERHKKAVKQRFMFNIADGGFTELHSLWQNEERAATVTKKTYEIWHRRHDYWLLAGIINHGYARWQDIQNDPRYAILNEPFKGEMNRGNFLEIKNKFLARRFKLLEQALVIEEQLRRAAYLNMSEDPSHPSMALNTRFAEVECLAESHQHLSKESMAGNKPANAVLHKVLKQLEELLSDMKADVTRLPATIARIPPVAVRLQMSERNILSRLANRSSEPPPPPPPQQVAQQQ